In the Callospermophilus lateralis isolate mCalLat2 chromosome 7, mCalLat2.hap1, whole genome shotgun sequence genome, GTGTGGTTCAGATGTACATTTTCCTGACCCTAGGCATCACTGAGACCTGGATTTTTGCAGCAATGGCCTATGACAGATATGTTGCTATATGTCATCCACTCCACTATGGGGTTCAGATGAGCCGAACTCTGTGTGCACTGCTAGCAGTCAGCTCTGCCCTTTGTGGTCTTATCTGTGCCCTTGTCTACACAGTCTTTGCAATGAATCTTCCCTATTGTGGCCCTAATGAAATCAACCACTTCTTTTGTGAAATTCCTGCTGTTTTGAAGTTAGCCTGTGCGGACACATCCCTCAATGACCAAGTGGACTTTATCTTGGGTTTCATCTTGCTTCTGATCCCACTATCCCTGATCCTGGCCTCATACATTCGTATCTTCACTGCTATTCTAAAGATTCGTTCCACCCAAGGGCGGACCaaggccttctccacctgtgcTTCCCACATCACTGTGGTCACCATGTTTTGTGTTCCATGCATGATCATGTATATGAGGCCTGGCTCTGAAGCCTCCCCAGATGATGACAAGAAGTTGGCCTTGTTCTACAATGTCATTTCAGCCTTTCTCAATCCCATTATTTATAGCCTCCGGAACAAAGATGTGAAGAGGGCTTTCTTCAAGTTATTTAGAATGAGTGAGGATGCTCAATAGGCAATGGCCCATGAATGTCTGCAGTGCCTCTGGTCTCTCACATACACCATCCACAATTTCACTGATGTGATTGTAATGAACAGGACTTTCCAGATGAGGGAGAGATCTAGAAACAAAACCACTTACTCATTAATTtggaaatgtattctactgtcatgtatagctaaaaagaaccaataaattaaaaagaaagaaaatggaaacatgaggaaagaactcagaaaaaaatatgtttatgaATTAAATgtatcattaacattccatggctTTGGAAAGGTCACCTAACTTCTCTGTGATTTAATTTCATATTGGTCAAATGTGTTTCATGATATTCATTATGCCTAAATAATAATAGCTAACTCTATTGGGTTTTTTCTGTATGACAGTTACTATGTATTCTACATGAActtattattttaattcttaCAATAACTCTAATAGTAGGTATTATCTCCTTtatgcatatttttttaaaaaactgacacAAGAAGATTAAATACATTGCCAAATGTCACcaagttagaaaataaaacagtTAATATTAAACCTAGAGAgcacagttccataactcaggctCTTATCTATTATATTATGCCATACAACTCTGAAATATCCAATACTTTTGAGGCTTAGCAGAGATAATGAATGGTATATTATTGAGTAAAGTTGAAAACAATTAGAATTATTATTCTAAGTCACAACTACAGGGTCATATCCTTGAAGTCTAGAGTTGTGGTAGGTGCTTTTAGTCTTCTTCACCAGCATTCTGTAGCCTAACCAAACAGCATTGCACAATGCAACAGTAACTTCTCAATAAATGCTTGTTGAGTGATTTTACCTCCACCTTCATTTTTGATCTAAAATTTCCCCAGCTCTCCTTTCAGATCTTCTTGACTTTCATTGGCTCCTCTCTTATTTCCATCATCTCTACCCCAACCGTAGCTTCCAGGTGTCTAGACTTATATTTACAAGGAGAGTATCTTGGTTTCCAAAACTGACTTACCTTAAATTTTCTCTGCCTCCAGAGAGACCACAGGGACAGCAGGAAAAGGACTGGGTCTCGGTGTTAGCTTAATTTCTCGAGATCTTGATAAACCACTACATATATCTGGAGTTCAGTCCTCTCATACATAAAATGGAGATAAGGACCACATATGACTGACTGCATCATAGAAGTATTTTGAATTTAAATGGGAACAGGACTTAAAACTTAAGTAGTTGTATACATTGCCATCAGAGTCACTGCCTTCAAAACTAAGTGTCTTAGAAAATGTTCATTAAGTTCTGCTTAGGATGCAGCTCAGCAGTAGAAATCCCCTGGGCTCaagccccagtactgcaaaaagagaaagaaaacttgtGAAATGCAGCAAGCAGTGCTTACAAGAAAATTTATAGccataaatgtgtatatatttttttaaaaaatctcaactCAGTCACCTTAAGAAAGTAGATATAATATCAATAGTAGTTTTGTttgtcaacttcaaatgttaataTAAAGTTTATTGTGAAGTCAGGAGGTATGGGTTGGATACTTATGGTGGCAATTAACTATATGCAGAGCCATGTCTCACACGCATGTGTGTGAGGACACATGCACAAATACACATACCCCCAAATGAGTAGGAAACAATCACAACATCAGCTGCCAcataaaccaaaaaacaaactaTTTCTACCACTATCAAAGCAAATCAATTTTTATCACTTCAGTTTCAGACAAATATAAAGTTGCTTTGCAAATGGTAACACATGATGAATCTTTTAAATCAGGTACCCTTTACGTGTTTTTCTGATAAGACTCAATTACTAAAACATTCCAACTGCTTGTAATTACTTTGAAAGAAGTTTAAGTTGTAAACCAAGAATCATCTAAATGTTAAGAAAATCCAAAAGACCAATAAACACTAAGAGTGTGCTTTGCTTATTAGCCAGTTCATCCAGAAGAtaaacttaggggaatttccaagTCTAGAGTATTCTTAGCATTCATTCCTTGAGCATTAAAGAAATGCAAGTGCTAAGAACGATGTAAATAAAGACTGGGCACagaggcacacacctataatcccagtggctctggaggctgagtcaggaggatcacaagttctgaaAGACCCTAGCCCAGTAACCCCGAGGCCTAGTTACAGAATAACCAGGGCATGTCACAAACCTGCGCAGGCACCAGAGGTGTTTTTTTAGACAATCAGTTAAGTGTAACTGattaaaagggaaaaacaggatggttgggaaagagcagaaaaacagattccagggcatgcctgaataaacaggggctaataagcaggaacagaaaaatcagagtgctcatatgtaactgtcatgtggtgtaattccaggaacataaaatgaaaaacaactttaccctttaggtaacctgtatgctgggttcaaaataaccaataagaaacctgttgcttaccgcgcacgcgaaacctgcccctctaccctataaaagacctgtaccccaaagcccggtgtgccagctcaCCGAAGCTCCAGCTGAGGTTTCGATGAGCACCCACAGGcgcctgtgtctgaataaacctcctgCGTTTGCAgtcagtgcctcgtgcgtctttcttggacaggaaATCGGAGGGTCtttcagttcaaagccagccttggcaacctagcaagtccctaagtaacttagtgagaacttgtctcaaaataaaaaatggtttgggggtgtggctcagtggttgagcacccctgagttcaatccccagtaccaaagagagagagagagagagagagagagagagagagagagagagaaagaaagaaagagagagagagagaatgatgcGGAACAGCAAAAAACAAAATGTCCCCAGGGCCAGGGTTACTGCCTGAAGGTCACAGACTCAAACGTTGCAAGCCCTAGGGAAAGAGgagctttgatttttttctaaagaCAGAAAAATAATTGTCAATGTTCCTGGGGCCTTGTTAAGAAATTGCTCTGGGGCCATTAGAGGGGGCTGAGGATCAGCTGCTGGAACTAAAGAGGCTGTCCTCTAAGTGATCTCAGAGTAAAAACCCAcagcaggccacccaatgccccgcCTCTACTGCAGCCAGTCCTGACTTCTAGGTGTTGGCATAGGCTGTTCCACTTGGAAGGCCCCTTCTCCCCTTCCCCTGTGCCTccttttcattcattcactcaggtCTCTTCTTCAGGAGGTGAGAGCTACTTCAGCAAAGGTAAAAGTTTTTACTTCCTCATGAACTCTTAGCACCACTAAGGAAGCACTCCACTCTGGCCTCAGAAGCAGAGTATCCAGCTGGGTGAGGTCTTAAAGAGTACAGCCTGCATCTTGGCTTTGAATTCCTTTAACAAAACAACTGCTAACACTATTCAACTATATTTGCATAAAGCTATTTTAAATGCAAATGGTTTGGACTCTCCTTTCTCCCATTTgtggtaaaaacaaaaacaaaagcccaGGGGAACCCAGCAAAAATTGGGAGCAGAAGGAAACTGCCTCTCTCCAATAAAAGATGTCATCCACCAAAACTTACAGCTAACATCACACATAATGACAAAAGACTAAGTGCTTTCCCACTAAAATCAGTACAAGACAAGGAAGTTGACCCTCCCTACCCGTATTCAAAGCAGTACTGGAAGTCCTAGACAATACAAGAAGgcaagaaaggaaaagaatagaAAGAAGAAACTGTCTCCATTTGCTGATAACCTAATTGTCTATGTAAAACTAAAACACAATCCCACAAGGattctacataaaaaaaaaaaaaaatcctagaattAATAAGTATAGCAATGTTGCATGATTCCAAGAAAATTTATGGAATGCAAGCCAGAGGCAATGGCATAAAACTGTAATCcctgcaacttgggaagctgaggcaggaggatcacaattgctCCACTCTGGGCAATTTAGGGACACACTGtcatgctttaaaaaataaataaataaataaataaataaataaaagggattgGGAATTAGCTTGGTGGTAGTAagaaactaatgtgactccatttttgagaaaccagtctCTAACTCAgaacaaagcctgtccaaggaagggggcgtgacccttgtccttggaaaaacccacagagcactcctaggcacatacccaccctcctgagttgtttgtctgtaaataacaggacaGGTCTctggcgccaggtgtccctgactcagttaggctaggtgaggacccatagcaacccccctagcaacctccaatcagcatgagacagggaaaatacctggaatgccagatgacccccaagtagtttatggtggttgataacatgttgggaaaccatgtagtttagcacgtacatcccgtacacccctcttggcctaaaccaatcagttcaaaggaatccctctCTTGtattaaccaatcacccctacccaacttgttcccgccattgaatatgctaatcaatgttaagagttgttgtttgattttcctgcagtatggaatgatttgctatgtgatgttgtgatgcatagagtatccccccaaaacctataaaatctcactgaacaaaagaccgggactcactccctgggaccgctgcatCGGGAACAGTTGTGGGTCCAGGCtccagcttgcaataaagactcttgtgtgattgcatcagattcagctcctggaggtctgtTGGGGTCCACAAATCTGGCATTACAgtagaacacccctgggctcaatcccttgtACTGAAAAAggtaaaggaaagaaaaactcgTGGGATATAGCAAAAATATTGTAAAGAGGGAAATGTGTAGTTGTAAatgcttatatttaaaaaaataaggaaaacctCAACTCAGTCAACTAAACTGAAAGTaagcagaaggaaggaaataaagattTGGATAGAGATAAAATAGGGAATAGAAAAAATTTtgagaaaatgaatgaaataaagaattGCATTCTTTAAAAGTTTCTCAAAATTATAAACCTTTAACTAGACTGATTGGGGGGGAAGGGAAAAGACACAAATTACTAAATTTGGAATAAAAGGACAttcttaccagaaaaaaaaaaagaaagaaagaaagaaaaagaaacaaagaaaagaaggaagaaaatactgTAAACAATTGTATGCCAACAAATTAAATAACTTATAAAATATGGGCTTATATCTAGAAAGACATAAACTACTAAGATTAActcaaaaggaaacagaaaatctaCCAAGACCTATTGCAGGTTAATGATTTAATTAGTAATATattaatttctcaaaagaaacatCCCGGATCATATGGCTTCactgttgaattttgtcaaacaTACAGAGATTCAACACTAAGCTtttcaaattctttttaaaaagaagaataaaaaaggtAGGCTTCCCAGTATTCCTTTCATACCAAAGACATCACAAGAGAAGTCAACACAGATTAACCTTTTATACacagttatggtttagatataaggtgcCCCCAAGAAACTCATGTGtaagaaaatgcaaaaaaattaGAGGCAAAATGCTTGGATTAGGAGGccctaacctaatcagtgaattgatctgctgataaggattaactgggtggtaactgtaggcatgtggggtgtggctagaggaggtgggttccTTTGAGGTTCATATTTTGCCCATGGTGAGGGAAGTTCTTTCTCACTCTCTTCCCCTACCCCTTCCTGgttccatgtcctgagctgctttcctcaccacactcttccaccatggtgtcctgcctcacctcaggtccagagcaatggagttgacctTCTCTGaaccgagacctctgaaaccatgagccccagctGATTTGCATAGAGTTGAGACACTTGTAACCCCTGATAATGAGGTCTACATAGCAGGGGACCAAGTTTctccaaaaccacaaaaccaaatTTCAGTAAAGCAAGTAAACTTCAGACTTCCTTCGGAACTGTgaatttcttttattggttggctTCACAGGTCCTGGTTACCCAGGACCTTCATGTTCTTTGTTGGCATAAAGCCATCTTGGTTGGCTGTGAAGCTATATCTATGCAACTGGAGGCAACCGTGTAGGTGGAGAGCTTAACAGGAGGACCGCAGGAAGAGGACATGGAGAAGGCTGAGTGGATGGTGGTGAGCCCCTTGCCTGTGATTGGCAGTGGAGAACAGCAGTTGTGGTTCATACCTGCACTTTTGTATGACCTCTCATGACCTCTTACTTTCCAAGGTCTGGTTCATGGGTAGAAGTGACCATGAGGCTGACTAGCAGACCCTTGGCTTTGACTATAGCTTTCAGGTATAGAATTCTCTATCTTGGAGGGTTCCATGTTGTGGTCTCAGATTCTCTTTCCACTAACTTAATGCTTGTTTATCTCGAATATAGGTTGTCCACACAGCAGGTCATTCACCAGGTATGGATGTAAGTCACCCAGCTTGCAATAGGAATTGCCAGCGCCTCATTGTGTGGGTCTGTGTAGAGTTGTCTCCACTTTCTGTATTACGTTAACCTTGGCTCACACATATAGCTGCCTGCTGCTGATGTATTTCTCTGTTTTAAGGATTGAGACTGGGTTAAACAGGTCATTTCATCTTCATTTAATAACAACCATTACTGAAGAGTGACTGTGTGTTGGTGTAGGTTAGCtgtcacactttttaaaaaattattatgtatattgtaggaggtaggattaggaagttcACTGTTCAGGAATTTTCTTACCTCCTGTGCAGAACAGCAGATAACTAGCACTGCTCTGGCTTTGGTTCCAGGAACCCCCAGCAGTAGTGGTTCCCCACTATCTAATATGAGCACAGGTGCTTCATTATGAACATGAGTAGCATGCTCAACTGCATAATGTTCtggaactattttttaaaaggcattaatttatcaaataaattgtttatattaaaaaagaaaacagcctGCTTCTAGACTGCTTCTTCAAACTCTTCCAGCCCCTATTAATTGCCAGTTCCAAAATTTTCAatatttgttatagcaacagcccCACTTCTCTGATATCCATTTTTATCTTGGTCTGTTGTGTGTTTCTAACAATACCAAAGACTGAGTAattgataataaataaatatttattagctTGTGGTTCTGGAGTCTGGGAAATCCAACATCAGTTGCCAATATCAGGCGAGGGCCTTCTTGCAGTTGTCTCATAGCAAAAGGAAGAAGCACAGAAaggggagaggggaagggagcaAACCCATCCCTTTATAAAAAACCTGCTTCCACAATAACGAACACCCCCCATGAAACAGTATCATTAGTCCATTCATGAGAGCTGAGCTCTCACGGCCTAATTACCTTCTAGGTCTTTGGTGGTGAtggcaattgaacccagagcccagCACACATGCCCTAATATTTGATTCAAATCAAAGCCTACATCAGACTTCCCACATTATGTCACCCAAAGGGCTATCTCCCATCTATGCTGGGGATTGATTCCGACTGAACACAGTTATGAAGTACTTGTCATATGCCCCGACTCATTTAAGAAGTAGAAGGGGTGGCTGAACAGGAAATGTTGTAGCCCCTCATCACTCTGAATCTATGGAAACATACGTTTGTAGGACAAGCAGAAGACCCACCACCTGACATACACTGGGGAGTCAGGTCAAGCATGCATATCTTACTCTGTTTCATGCCTGATCATACTTAACCCCGTCACTACCCTATTCTGTCAGTGCCCCATTTTGctcatgaggaaactgaggggcGTTTGGCATCTTGTCCAGAATTTTACACCATGAGTAAATGGCAGAGCTAGGATTTGATCCCAAGTCTGCTGACTGTCCAGGGTTTGGCTCCATGTAGAATATTTGTCACTAGCTTCATCTTGATCAGGTTCTAGGAGGGATCCCACAATTGCTAGGAGCACATTTCTTTCCCTGCAGGAAGTCACGGTCTTTGGGGGCCACACTATGCAGGACACA is a window encoding:
- the LOC143404494 gene encoding olfactory receptor 2A5-like, which translates into the protein MHNQGSRNHSFVTEFILLGFSRNPRTNWILFFLFLFLYLFTVLGNGLIVTLIRVDARLHTPMYFFLSILSLLDLSYATTTVPQMLVHLISKNKTISYAGCVVQMYIFLTLGITETWIFAAMAYDRYVAICHPLHYGVQMSRTLCALLAVSSALCGLICALVYTVFAMNLPYCGPNEINHFFCEIPAVLKLACADTSLNDQVDFILGFILLLIPLSLILASYIRIFTAILKIRSTQGRTKAFSTCASHITVVTMFCVPCMIMYMRPGSEASPDDDKKLALFYNVISAFLNPIIYSLRNKDVKRAFFKLFRMSEDAQ